From one Rhopalosiphum padi isolate XX-2018 chromosome 2, ASM2088224v1, whole genome shotgun sequence genomic stretch:
- the LOC132919071 gene encoding uncharacterized protein K02A2.6-like yields MKSLVRSYFWWPGMDKEIENITQNCDNCLNVRQNPPKSILSPWKWPEKPWTRVHCDFLGPFQNKYFFIFVDATTKWLEVFQVNSMTPHIVIQKFSETIARFGIPKTITSDGAKCFAGFEFQVFCKNLGIRHMTGAPFHPESNGCAESAVKKIKNFFKKCSTAQSQLNKFLLMYRNTPHSTTRETPAQLMLGRSTRLQFDALMPNTSEVVIERQISQINNGGNRTVSFNIGDYVLARDYRNNNNKWQKGKIIKSISCNTHGVELDDGTIWKRHNDQLLIDKSLTPASKSISLIHPLET; encoded by the coding sequence ATGAAAAGTTTGGTGAGATCATACTTTTGGTGGCCAGGAATGGAtaaagaaattgaaaatatcacGCAAAATTGCGACAATTGTCTTAATGTTAGGCAAAATCCACCAAAATCTATTTTATCACCGTGGAAATGGCCAGAAAAACCGTGGACTAGAGTACATTGTGATTTTCTTGGaccatttcaaaataaatatttctttatcttTGTTGACGCAACCACAAAATGGTTGGAAGTATTTCAAGTAAATTCTATGACACCGCacattgttattcaaaaattttCAGAAACTATAGCACGATTTGGCATTCCAAAAACAATAACATCAGACGGCGCAAAATGTTTCGCAGGGTTTGAGTTTCAAGTATTTTGCAAAAATCTAGGCATAAGACACATGACAGGCGCACCATTTCACCCAGAATCAAACGGTTGTGCGGAATCAgcagtcaaaaaaataaaaaatttctttaaaaaatgttcgACTGCACAAtcccaattaaataaatttcttttaatgTATCGTAACACACCGCACTCTACAACACGAGAAACGCCAGCTCAGCTAATGTTAGGTCGATCAACACGTTTACAATTTGACGCATTAATGCCGAATACAAGTGAAGTGGTTATCGAACGACAAATATCACAAATAAACAATGGTGGTAATAGGACCGTATCATTTAATATAGGCGATTATGTCTTAGCTAGAGATTAtaggaataataacaataaatggcaaaaaggtaaaattattaaatccatTAGTTGCAATACGCATGGTGTAGAACTCGATGATGGAACTATTTGGAAAAGACATAACGATCAATTACTTATTGATAAATCACTGACACCAGCGAGTAAATCTATTTCACTTATACACCCGTTAGAAACATGA
- the LOC132921612 gene encoding uncharacterized protein LOC132921612 — translation MFVLSQAVVSVFALTVLLNVFYFDPTQSAETLTNFTSCEECTKDVCHTENNNTCIILADTTTYSCLQCNATLENGDTQFYSQSDCEAACSQKEKCLCDGACYVCALTTDAATLAECTPPTQMVNETCIPSPYVPPTPPSSTPPAESSG, via the coding sequence ATGTTTGTCCTGTCACAAGCCGTCGTCTCTGTGTTCGCTTTAACGGTATTGCTGAACGTATTCTACTTCGATCCCACCCAATCGGCGGAAACTCTTACAAACTTCACGTCGTGCGAAGAATGCACGAAAGACGTATGCCACACAGAGAATAATAACACGTGCATAATCCTCGCAGACACCACCACGTATTCGTGTCTTCAGTGCAATGCGACTCTTGAAAACGGTGACACCCAGTTCTACAGCCAAAGCGACTGCGAGGCGGCGTGTTCGCAAAAGGAAAAGTGTTTGTGCGACGGTGCTTGTTACGTGTGCGCCCTAACTACCGACGCGGCCACGTTGGCGGAATGCACACCTCCGACTCAGATGGTGAACGAAACTTGCATTCCGTCTCCGTACGTACCTCCAACTCCACCAAGTTCTACACCACCAGCTGAGTCATCGggttag